The Lasioglossum baleicum chromosome 15, iyLasBale1, whole genome shotgun sequence genome has a segment encoding these proteins:
- the Mbc gene encoding dedicator of cytokinesis protein myoblast city isoform X3 — protein sequence MKMTMAWTKVKGHLGVAIDNFAYESPHVVQLTVGEVVHISGECGNWYHGRSKINGTCGIFPKSYIHIIEESKTKDCLIDEITNVLREWGHHWKHLYVIHSEHFLNMKQQLLELIEYRSKILSGTLTVDELKDMKRLATARIDTGNQLLGLDMVVRDDQGNVLNPEETSTIQLYYHHETAAERIRKAANDMKKKPSRPQAPVYSHIFFVSVRNFVCKMTEDVELLLTLYDGREMKAITENYVVSWSKEGLARDIDQLHNLRVLFTDLGSRDLARDKVYLVCYVIRVGGMEAKDIDHRRSSVSQANQKTKSTENMRRPFGVAAMDITSYITGKLEGDSDHHHFIPFVQCCEKESLDGTLRRILSQKEVSIQKSTNGNSGSFTGGQGLWASLKLLRGDPKQVRDENPHLVLGNVAIARKMGFPEVILPGDVRNDLYLTLISGEFNKGSKSTDKNVEVTVKVCNEFGTPIPGVMTLGGGASPIDEYRSVIYYHEDKPRWCETFKIAIPIEEFKQAHLKFTFKHRSSNEAKDKSEKPFALSYVKLMQRNGTTLQDTQHELLVYKLDQKKYEDADTSYLKLPSTRGELVELNIEKKPTLGALSLSTKDSFLITTNICSTKLTQNVDLLGLLNWASHNTDLKESLAALMKVDGEEVVKFLQDVLDALFNILMSNSDSDVYDDIVFECLLYIIGLVSDRKYQHFQPVLDLYISESFSATLAYKKLIAVLRKRIDNANNNDGQGRDILLKTMKSLQYCMRFVVESRLLFTELNQDEEEFSQTLTELLKSIVELMRHETDSTLLVQGACLKYLPTTIPHLLRVYSGKQLSTILSDLLVTLPTGRLTKQKMMTVNDIVHSPLFLNAECRAILLPRITILVRDLLESKEEGLSSTTGKSVAKVARLLGENRHRLEQHRGYSEEVELCVRILSDILELTFRKDIGSTMQDVKDIMLTAMRTIIQSVISMDRENSLVGNLVSVMLAIFRQMTQQHYEIYIKHFGYKCDLLDFLMEILLVFKDLVSRSVFPSDWCDMIMLQNSIILKSLRFFSGTIRDYFFTDFEQQAWSNFFHCAIAFLTQPALQLETFTSSKLNRIVSRYNDMRRETAFEIRSMWFNLGQYKIFFVPALVGAILEMALIPESELRKATIPIFFDMMQCEYYSSRIVEGYGDTKRDATHIKANFTDYENEMIAKLDILVEGGRGDEQFRTLWTQVMGDLCENHSTLREQGLRFVDTISKLMERLLQYRDIIHSESQEHRMLCIVNLLEFYSDINRKEMYIRYVNKLCELHLECDNYTEAAYSLKLHSQLLAWSDQSLPPLLRSHRYLACQTHRELKEALYNDMIDYFDKGKMWECALAVCKELVAQYEEETFDYLQLSMLLQRMAKFYDAIVKQLRPEPEYFRVAYYGRGHPAFLQNKVFIYRGREYERLSDFCSRTLNQLPNAEQMNRLSPPTPEILQSNHQYVQINKVDPLMDEKRHRLSGKPITAEAVLRYHRVNDVQRFRFSRPAPKKDILSAMSNSGDKEKETATNNEFASLWLERTVLVTSYPLPGILRCFPVTSSETYYVSPLRNAIETMEAMNIVLRDLIIAHKADRTLPLNPLSMKLNGILDPAVMGGIDNYEKAFLNPEYRASHPEENSDLQKLEGLIADQIPLLNVGLQLHKARAPPELSPFHQRLEHCFAAMRSQVEAKYGKRTCDVQLESLSQIVTMRRPQASRGDNHRLSESNITNSEVSSLTRSQVATFKSLASFNFNNSTPSSGAQNVGLSRNASIRSHILSTASLQKALGSPSPGTNKKKDSKRRSSRKSDSSTSTKNDQPTSQWYTTPEVSQSTSTPITPLISSFPTTPIFELRQELTPKRPLRSEIEKERRISNRLSGQSQHYLRNINNGMDSSSLGKGNRDSVGTTDSTASEDDPPPPLPVKMREADYCNLPDELPASHCGTGSLNNLNRPLGHWSKNKLPTPTDDLDVQTKPPTPPPKPKRPPYSLNKSVLSTGDADNNFSQDPSVT from the exons atgaaaatgacAATGGCATGGACGAAAGTTAAAGGACATCTAGGAGTGG CCATTGATAACTTTGCATACGAGTCCCCCCATGTTGTACAATTGACAGTTGGGGAAGTGGTACATATATCGGGGGAGTGCGGAAACTGGTACCATGGACGGAGCAAAATTAATGGGACATGTGGGATCTTCCCAAAATCCTACATACATATCATAGAAGAATCAAAGACAAAAGATTGTCTGATAGATGAAATCACTAATGTTTTGAGAGAATGGGGGCATCATTGGAAGCATCTATATGTG ATTCATTCAGAACACTTCTTAAACATGAAACAGCAACTTTTAGAATTGATAGAATACAGAAGCAAAATTTTAAGTGGCACATTGACAGTGGATGAGTTGAAAGATATGAAAAGATTGGCAACAGCTAGGATTGACACTGGCAATCAACTATTGGGCCTTGACATGGTTGTTCGGGATGATCAGGGAAATGTCCTTAATCCTGAAGAAACAAGTACGATTCAGTTATATTATCATCACGAAACAGCTGCTGAAAGAATAAGAAAGGCAGCTAATGATATGAAAAAGAAACCTTCAAGGCCACAAGCACCTGTCTATTCGCATATCTTCTTCGTCAGTGTAAGGAATTTTGTATGTAAAATGACCGAAGATGTAGAGTTATTATTGACACTGTACGACGGTCGTGAAATGAAAGCAATTACTGAGAACTATGTGGTTTCATGGAGCAAGGAAGGATTAGCCAGGGACATAGATCAACTTCACAATCTTCGAGTTCTATTTACTGACCTCGGTTCTCGCGATCTGGCCAGGGATAAAGTTTATTTAGTTTGTTATGTAATTAGGGTGGGTGGTATGGAAGCTAAAGATATTGACCACAGACGCTCGAGCGTTTCGCAGGCCAATCAAAAAACCAAAAGCACTGAAAATATGAGAAGACCTTTTGGTGTAGCGGCGATGGATATCACTTCGTACATTACTGGCAAACTTGAAGGTGATTCAGATCACCATCACTTCATTCCATTTGTACA ATGTTGTGAGAAAGAGAGCTTAGATGGTACGTTACGAAGAATTCTTTCCCAAAAAGAAGTAAGCATTCAAAAAAGTACTAATGGCAATAGTGGCAGCTTTACTGGTGGTCAGGGATTGTGGGCTAGCTTGAAGTTACTCAGAGGAGATCCGAAACAA GTGCGAGATGAAAATCCTCATTTAGTACTCGGTAACGTTGCAATTGCGAGGAAGATGGGCTTTCCAGAAGTTATTTTACCAGGAGACGTGAGAAACGACTTGTATCTCACCTTGATTAGTGGCGAATTCAATAAAGGATCGAAGTCTACCGACAAGAATGTGGAAGTAACG GTTAAAGTATGCAATGAATTTGGTACTCCAATACCAGGTGTTATGACTTTGGGTGGCGGAGCTTCACCGATTGACGAGTATCGTAGTGTTATTTACTATCACGAAGATAAGCCAAGATGGTGTGAAACATTTAAAATTGCTATACCCATCGAGGAATTCAAACAAGCCCATTTAAAATTCACGTTTAAGCatcgcagttcgaacgaggCGAAAGATAAATCTGAGAAACCTTTCGCCTTAAGTTACGTGAAACTGATGCAGCGTAATGGGACCACATTGCAAGACACACAGCACGAATTGCTAGTGTATAAACTAGACCAAAAAAAATATGAGGATGCTGATACCTCGTATTTAAAGCTCCCATCGACGAGGGGTGAACTG GTTGAACTAAAcattgaaaagaaaccaacgTTAGGGGCTCTTAGTTTAAGTACTAAGGACAGCTTTCTCATAACGACTAATATTTGTTCAACGAAACTAACGCAAAATGTAGATTTGCTAGGCTTATTGAACTGGGCATCGCATAACACGGATTTAAAAGAATCTTTGGCTGCCTTGATGAAAGTCGACGGTGAAGAAGTCGTTAAGTTCTTACAG GATGTTTTGGATGCTTTATTTAATATACTGATGAGTAATTCGGACAGCGATGTCTATGACGATATAGTGTTCGAATGTTTGTTGTATATTATCGGTTTAGTATCTGACAGAAAGTATCAACACTTTCAACCAGTATTAGATTTATACATTTCTGAGAGCTTCTCCGCGACACTCGCTTATAAAAAGTTAATTGCAGTATTACGTAAACGTATAGATAATGCCAACAATAATGATGGCCAAGGGCGTGATATACTTCTTAAAACGATGAAAAGCCTTCAATATTGTATGAGATTCGTGGTTGAATCTCGTCTTCTATTTACCGA GTTGAACCAAGACGAAGAAGAATTTTCGCAGACCTTAACAGAGCTATTGAAATCGATAGTTGAGCTTATGAGACACGAAACTGATAGTACCTTGTTGGTACAAGGGGCGTGTCTTAAATATTTACCAACTACCATACCTCATTTATTGCGAGTATACAGTGGCAAACAGTTGAGCACAATATTAAGCGATTTATTGGTCACTCTGCCAACAGGGAGATTGACCAAACAGAAAATGATGACAGTGAACGATATCGTTCACAGTCCTCTCTTTTTAAATGCAGAGTGTAGAGCAATTTTATTGCCTAGAATTACTATTTTGGTTCGAGATTTACTGGAATCTAAAGAGGAG GGGCTGTCAAGTACAACTGGAAAAAGCGTGGCGAAGGTAGCCAGGCTGCTTGGTGAGAATCGACATCGACTCGAACAGCACCGCGGCTACTCCGAAGAG GTTGAATTGTGTGTCAGGATTTTATCTGACATATTGGAATTAACATTTAGGAAAGATATAGGAAGCACGATGCAGGACGTGAAAGACATCATGCTCACAGCCATGCGAACTATTATACAATCCGTTATATCCATGGACAGAGAAAATTCGCTGGTTGGAAATCTGGTTTCGGTTATGCTGGCAATATTCAg ACAAATGACTCAACAACATTACGAGATTTATATAAAACACTTTGGGTACAAGTGCGATTTGCTCGATTTCCTCATGGAGATATTGTTGGTGTTCAAAGATTTAGTTTCAAGAAGCGTGTTCCCGAGCGATTGGTGCGACATGATCATGCTTCAAAACAGCATAATTCTGAAGTCGCTACGTTTCTTCTCCGGCACGATCAGAGATTATTTCTTCACCGATTTCGAACAGCAGGCTTGGTCGAATTTTTTCCATTGTGCAATCGCGTTCTTGACCCAGCCTGCTCTGCAGTTGGAAACGTTCACATCGTCGAAACTCAATCGCATTGTCTCGCGTTACAACGATATGCGCAG AGAGACTGCTTTCGAGATACGCTCGATGTGGTTCAATTTggggcaatataaaatattcttcgttCCTGCGTTAGTAGGAGCAATACTAGAAATGGCGTTAATTCCAGAGAGCGAGTTAAGGAAGGCAACTATACCTATATTTTTTGATATGATGCAGTGCGAGTATTATAGTTCACGCATTGTCGAAGGGTACGGCGACACGAAAAGGGATGCTACTCATATAAAAGCGAATTTTACAGACTATGAAAACGAAATGATTGCGAAATTGGATATATTG GTCGAGGGTGGTAGAGGAGATGAACAATTTCGAACCCTTTGGACACAAGTGATGGGTGATCTTTGCGAGAATCACTCGACCTTGCGGGAGCAAGGTTTACGTTTTGTAGACACGATATCTAAATTGATGGAGCGATTGTTACAGTACCGCGACATCATCCACTCGGAGTCTCAGGAACATAGAATGTTGTGTATCGTGAATCTTCTCGAATTTTACTCAGACATAAATAGGAAAGAGATGTATATCAG GTATGTAAATAAGCTTTGCGAATTGCACCTGGAGTGTGATAATTACACTGAAGCAGCGTACTCGTTGAAACTACACAGTCAATTATTAGCGTGGAGCGATCAATCGTTGCCACCTCTATTAAGATCGCATAG ATACTTGGCGTGTCAAACGCATCGTGAATTGAAAGAAGCATTGTATAACGACATGATTGATTACTTTGATAAGGGCAAGATGTGGGAGTGCGCGCTGGCCGTGTGCAAAGAGCTAGTCGCTCAATACGAGGAAGAAACGTTCGATTATTTACAGCTGTCAATGTTGCTGCAACGTATGGCTAAGTTTTACGATGCTATAGTGAAACAACTGCGACCCGAACCGGAATATTTTAGGGTCGCATATTATGGTCGTGGCCATCCTGCGTTTTTACAAAACAAG GTATTCATTTACCGTGGAAGAGAGTACGAGAGACTAAGTGATTTCTGTTCGCGGACGTTAAATCAGCTGCCAAACGCGGAACAAATGAACAGACTGTCTCCTCCCACCCCAGAAATActgcagtctaatcatcagtatgtgcaaattaataaagTGGATCCTCTAATGGATGAGAAGAGGCATCGACTCAGTGGGAAGCCCATAACAGCGGAAGCTGTTCTCAG GTACCACAGGGTGAATGACGTCCAACGTTTTCGATTTTCGAGGCCAGCGCCGAAAAAGGACATACTCTCAGCTATGTCGAACTCCGGTGACAAAGAGAAGGAGACCGCTACTAACAATGAATTCGCTTCGCTATGGTTAGAAAGGACAGTATTAGTTACAAGCTACCCCTTGCCAGGCATTCTGAGATGCTTCCCCGTTACATCCAGCGAGACTTACTATGTCAGCCCCCTTCGTAACGCGATAGAAACGATGGAAGCTATGAACATTGTGCTGAGAGATTTAATTATAGCGCACAAAGCGGATCGTACTCTTCCACTGAACCCTCTCAGTATGAAATTGAACGGCATACTGGATCCAGCGGTAATGGGTGGCATAGATAACTATGAGAAAGCTTTTCTTAACCCTGAGTATCGTGCTTCTCATCCAGAAGAGAATTCCGATCTTCAAAAGCTAGAAGGACTAATCGCTGATCAgataccgttgttgaacgttggTTTGCAGTTGCACAAAGCACGCGCTCCCCCTGAATTGTCGCCGTTCCATCAACGCCTGGAACACTGTTTCGCAGCCATGCGAAGCCAAGTTGAAGCCAAATACGGAAAGAGG ACTTGCGACGTACAACTCGAGAGTTTGTCTCAAATTGTTACCATGCGAAGGCCGCAGGCGTCAAGGGGGGACAATCACCGTCTATCCGAGTCGAACATAACAAATTCAGA GGTATCCTCTCTTACAAGATCCCAAGTTGCAACGTTCAAGTCGCTCGCATCATTCAATTTTAACAACAGTACACCGTCATCCGGTGCTCAGAACGTCGGTTTATCAAG AAACGCATCGATACGTTCACACATCTTGTCAACGGCCTCTCTACAGAAGGCACTCGGAAGCCCAAGTCCAGGGACAAATAAGAAAAAGGATTCAAAGCGTAGAAGCTCACGGAAAAGTGATTCTTCCACCTCAACAAAAAATGATCAACCAACCAGTCAGTGGTACACTACACCGGAAGTGTCGCAAAGTACATCAACACCTATCACACCATTAATATCCAGTTTTCCCACAACACCAATATTCGAACTTCGTCAAGAG CTAACACCTAAACGTCCCTTAAGATcggagatagagaaagagaggagaataAGTAATCGGTTGTCTGGTCAGTCTCAACATTACTTAAGAAACATAAATAACGGGATGGATTCTAGTAGTTTAGGCAAAGGAAATAGGGATAGCGTCGGCACGACAGATAGCACGGCGTCCGAGGACGATCCGCCACCGCCGTTACCCGTGAAAATGCGCGAAGCCGATTACTGTAATCTTCCGGACGAATTGCCTGCTTCCCATTGTGGAACGGGTAGTTTGAATAACTTGAACAGACCTCTAGGGCATTGGTCAAAGAACAAGCTACCAACGCCAACAGACGATCTTGATGTTCAGACGAAACCGCCTACACCACCACCAAAACCAAAAAGACCGCCTTACAGTTTAAACAAGTCCGTGCTTTCTACCGGTGATGCAGATAATAATTTTAGTCAAGATCCGTCCGTAACTTGA